In Acidimicrobiia bacterium, the following are encoded in one genomic region:
- a CDS encoding peptidase C69, translating to MSVAEEFSGIPIEDLMDAALDTAARSGASYADFRLESHRRQALEAKERDLERVTDSQTTGFAVRVLVEGAWGFSASDELSERAAKRAADRACKMAASLARISGYKVQLAPEDPHSGEWESEYEVDPFNVPLDRKVAYLLEVNDIVLKGGVAKFCSAYMEQVKEVKFLATSEGTRTFQRRVRIQANFTATTVSPEGELVELRSNAMPSGRGYEFIDEYDFIRAAQEHSAKLEEKMAATTVEAGRYDLVIDPTNLWLTIHESIGHATELDRALGFEANYAGTSFATPDLLGALEYGSEVVNVVGDRTQRHGLATVGWDDDGVESQSWDVIKEGKFTGYQYNREIAAAFGYPRSNGCAYADSWEHMPIQRMANISLQPASEDISLEDLISDVHRGIYIVGDNSWSIDMKRLNFQFTGQLFYLIENGKIRSMLKDVAYQGNTLEFWNSCAAVGGPSTYVLGGAFNCGKGQPGQVAPVSHGAPVALFRNINVLNTSKSP from the coding sequence ATGTCTGTGGCAGAGGAGTTTTCCGGCATTCCCATTGAAGACTTGATGGACGCTGCCCTAGACACTGCGGCCCGCAGCGGGGCGAGCTACGCCGACTTTAGATTGGAGTCTCACAGGCGCCAAGCTCTCGAGGCAAAAGAACGCGACCTTGAGAGAGTCACTGATTCTCAGACAACTGGGTTCGCCGTGAGAGTGCTAGTCGAAGGGGCTTGGGGGTTCTCGGCATCTGACGAGCTATCCGAACGAGCAGCGAAGCGCGCTGCAGATCGCGCCTGCAAGATGGCAGCCTCTCTCGCCCGCATCAGTGGATACAAAGTTCAGCTAGCCCCCGAGGATCCACACTCTGGGGAATGGGAATCGGAATACGAAGTAGACCCCTTCAATGTACCTCTCGACCGTAAGGTAGCTTACCTTTTGGAAGTCAATGACATCGTGCTAAAAGGTGGGGTGGCGAAGTTCTGTAGCGCCTACATGGAACAGGTAAAAGAGGTCAAGTTTCTCGCCACATCCGAGGGGACAAGAACGTTCCAAAGACGGGTACGGATACAGGCGAACTTTACGGCAACGACAGTCTCTCCCGAAGGAGAGTTGGTCGAGCTACGATCCAACGCGATGCCCTCGGGACGGGGGTACGAGTTCATAGACGAGTATGATTTTATTCGGGCAGCGCAAGAACACTCAGCAAAGCTGGAAGAGAAAATGGCCGCTACCACCGTAGAAGCAGGCCGATACGACCTCGTTATAGATCCGACGAACCTCTGGCTCACTATCCATGAATCAATAGGCCACGCCACCGAACTCGACCGTGCCCTAGGTTTCGAAGCTAACTACGCTGGGACGAGTTTTGCCACGCCCGATCTACTCGGCGCCCTCGAGTACGGATCCGAAGTGGTTAACGTAGTCGGCGACAGAACTCAACGTCACGGCTTGGCCACTGTTGGATGGGACGACGACGGGGTCGAGAGTCAGAGCTGGGATGTCATCAAAGAGGGCAAATTCACTGGATACCAGTACAACAGGGAGATCGCAGCGGCATTCGGTTACCCGCGCTCTAATGGATGTGCCTACGCAGATTCTTGGGAACACATGCCTATTCAGCGGATGGCAAACATATCGCTACAGCCTGCAAGTGAGGATATCTCCTTGGAAGACCTCATCTCCGATGTGCATCGCGGGATTTATATCGTGGGGGACAACTCTTGGAGTATAGATATGAAGCGGCTCAACTTTCAGTTTACGGGGCAGCTTTTTTACTTGATTGAAAACGGAAAGATTCGCTCAATGTTGAAAGACGTAGCGTACCAGGGAAATACCCTTGAGTTTTGGAACTCTTGTGCAGCTGTGGGGGGTCCATCCACATATGTCTTGGGCGGGGCATTTAACTGCGGAAAGGGCCAACCCGGACAGGTCGCGCCGGTAAGTCATGGCGCTCCAGTAGCGCTATTTCGAAACATAAATGTACTAAACACATCAAAGTCCCCTTGA